A genomic window from Prunus persica cultivar Lovell chromosome G2, Prunus_persica_NCBIv2, whole genome shotgun sequence includes:
- the LOC18784851 gene encoding WAT1-related protein At3g30340, which translates to MNCCEQWKPIVAMLVINFALAMVNVLLKKTLDQGLNHLIIVTYRQSISAVFLAPIAFFWERKSRPELTFRIICQLFFSALIGVTFTQYLFLIGLQYTSATYSCAFINMVPVFTFLLALPFGLEKVNIKSKGGIAKILGALICIAGALSLTLYKGMPLTNPNSQDTTQMQNHVNTMTSAKKTGRWAVGSVLLLVGCLLWSSWFLIQAKIGKSYPFQYSSTAILSFFGAIQAAILYLITERNLTMSMWAMKGKLEILSVTYAGAVGSGLCYVGMSWCVKQKGALFTAAFTPTIQIFVAMVDFSFFHEQIYLGSVVGSVLVIIGMYILLWGKSNDPKLIVIKHTQAAEDEDAECGPMPQNK; encoded by the exons ATGAATTGCTGTGAACAATGGAAGCCTATTGTTGCCATGTTGGTCATAAACTTTGCATTGGCTATGGTTAATGTACTTTTGAAGAAGACTTTGGATCAAGGATTGAACCATTTGATTATTGTTACTTATCGACAGTCGATTTCTGCTGTTTTCTTGGCACCTATTGCCTTCTTTTGGGAAAG AAAAAGCAGACCGGAGCTCACATTTCGAATCATATGCCAACTTTTCTTCAGTGCTCTTATTGG GGTAACATTCACACAATACTTATTTCTTATTGGACTTCAATACACCTCTGCGACATATTCCTGTGCCTTTATCAACATGGTGCCTGTTTTCACCTTCCTATTGGCTCTACCGTTTGG GCTAGAGAAAGTGAACATAAAGAGCAAGGGTGGCATAGCCAAAATCCTGGGTGCGCTGATATGTATTGCTGGAGCTTTGTCATTGACATTGTACAAAGGAATGCCACTAACAAACCCTAATTCACAAGACACAACTCAAATGCAAAACCATGTCAATACCATGACTTCAGCTAAGAAGACAGGGAGGTGGGCAGTTGGTTCAGTGCTTTTGCTGGTAGGCTGCCTCTTGTGGTCTTCATGGTTCCTCATACAAGCAAAAATTGGCAAGAGCTATCCTTTTCAATACTCCAGCACCGCTATCTTGTCGTTTTTCGGTGCCATTCAGGCAGCCATCTTGTACCTTATCACTGAGAGGAACCTCACCATGTCAATGTGGGCTATGAAGGGAAAGTTGGAGATCTTAAGTGTCACATATGCT GGAGCAGTTGGGTCAGGGTTGTGCTACGTAGGGATGTCATGGTGTGTGAAGCAAAAGGGTGCGCTATTCACAGCAGCATTTACACCCACCATTCAGATATTTGTGGCTATGGTGgacttctctttctttcatgAACAAATTTATCTTGGAAG TGTGGTGGGATCTGTCCTGGTCATAATTGGCATGTACATTTTACTGTGGGGTAAAAGCAATGATCCAAAGTTAATTGTGATCAAGCATACACAAGCAGctgaagatgaagatgcaGAATGTGGTCCAATgccacaaaacaaataa